From the genome of Streptomyces sp. NBC_01317, one region includes:
- a CDS encoding DNA-3-methyladenine glycosylase family protein, with product MSTGPDAATGDPYGELARLDPVLGRLTASYGRPDPFRWDDGGRTEDDRFAALVLHIAGQQISTAVAFVLFDRIRAATGALPDPAGIVALGPERLRACGLSHAKASYLLALAESQLGGLIDVDGLDGLTDAEAVAALTAVRGLGRWTAEMFLLHQLRRSDVLPVGDVGIRRAVERGWGLDALPTPRDVERRTAAWSPYRSYASALLWASLRPPETPAAPAR from the coding sequence GTGAGCACAGGACCCGACGCGGCCACCGGCGACCCGTACGGCGAACTGGCCCGCCTGGACCCGGTCCTGGGGCGCCTGACCGCCTCGTACGGCCGTCCCGACCCGTTCCGCTGGGACGACGGCGGGCGGACGGAGGACGACCGGTTCGCGGCCCTGGTGCTGCACATCGCCGGCCAGCAGATCTCGACGGCGGTGGCGTTCGTGCTCTTCGACCGGATCCGGGCCGCGACCGGCGCCCTGCCCGATCCAGCGGGCATCGTCGCGCTCGGCCCCGAACGGCTCCGCGCCTGCGGGCTCTCGCACGCCAAGGCGTCGTACCTGCTCGCCCTCGCCGAGAGCCAGCTGGGCGGTCTGATCGACGTGGACGGGCTGGACGGGCTCACCGACGCCGAGGCCGTGGCGGCCCTCACCGCCGTCCGCGGACTGGGCCGGTGGACGGCGGAGATGTTCCTCCTGCACCAGCTCAGGCGCTCCGACGTCCTCCCCGTGGGCGACGTCGGGATCCGCCGGGCCGTCGAGCGCGGCTGGGGCCTGGACGCCCTCCCCACCCCACGGGACGTCGAACGGCGCACCGCCGCCTGGTCGCCGTACCGCTCCTACGCCTCCGCACTCCTCTGGGCGTCGCTGCGCCCGCCGGAGACCCCGGCCGCCCCGGCGCGCTGA
- a CDS encoding M23 family metallopeptidase: protein MRHERLSPHRRLWSVLVTVLLAAVGLTAAPAQARTPAEDGPRTALLAPNFKAPFPCGQRWTLSHHSAEVRRALDFVRADGGATAGTPVLASAAGTATRMSQPGGAGNYIVIDHGGGWQTYYFHLASYSVASGASVGQGQQIGVTGSTGNSSGAHIHYEQLLNGSGQNIVINGGALPYPSQYNQSYLTSDNGCGGGGTNFRTWGTDIRVRADAFLTSPVVTVLPGPTDVFVVCQKQGDTVNAEGYSNRWWSKLRDQGGFVSNIYIDHPAAQLPGVPLC, encoded by the coding sequence GTGCGACACGAGCGCCTCTCCCCGCACCGGCGGCTGTGGTCCGTCCTCGTCACCGTGCTGCTCGCGGCGGTCGGCCTCACGGCCGCTCCCGCCCAGGCGCGTACCCCGGCCGAGGACGGCCCCCGTACCGCCCTGCTGGCACCGAACTTCAAAGCGCCCTTCCCCTGCGGCCAGCGATGGACCCTGAGCCATCATTCGGCCGAGGTGCGCCGCGCCCTGGACTTCGTGCGCGCCGACGGCGGCGCCACCGCGGGCACCCCGGTCCTGGCCTCCGCCGCCGGCACGGCGACCCGGATGTCACAGCCCGGTGGCGCGGGCAACTACATCGTGATCGACCACGGCGGCGGCTGGCAGACCTACTACTTCCACCTGGCCTCCTACTCGGTGGCGAGCGGCGCCTCCGTGGGTCAGGGGCAGCAGATCGGCGTCACCGGCTCCACCGGCAACTCCTCGGGCGCGCACATCCATTACGAGCAGCTGCTCAACGGCTCCGGCCAGAACATCGTCATCAACGGCGGCGCGCTGCCCTACCCGTCCCAGTACAACCAGTCCTACCTGACCAGCGACAACGGCTGCGGGGGCGGGGGCACCAACTTCCGTACGTGGGGCACGGACATCCGGGTCAGGGCCGACGCCTTCCTCACCTCGCCCGTGGTGACGGTCCTGCCGGGTCCGACCGACGTGTTCGTGGTCTGCCAGAAGCAGGGGGACACCGTCAACGCCGAGGGCTACAGCAACCGTTGGTGGAGCAAGCTGCGCGACCAGGGCGGTTTTGTCTCCAACATCTACATCGACCATCCCGCGGCCCAGCTCCCCGGCGTTCCCCTCTGCTGA